From Montipora foliosa isolate CH-2021 chromosome 6, ASM3666993v2, whole genome shotgun sequence, a single genomic window includes:
- the LOC138005851 gene encoding putative Gly-rich membrane protein Bcell_0380 isoform X1 yields MVFVEEKRTCRTSLHPVDWVIIAVCFLTCIIVGLWVTKFAENQEGVTEIKQTVQEMKTQLASMETTLQTLETQLTNTQTQVGTDQKNTKADIQARSKRSLNTQIQQLETKIIQEITTLKSCACPNSGKTQPTFLSGKTQPTVLSGKTQPTVLSGKTQPTVLPPGPGTGTMQDPYKIATVSDLEKFRTVWTSNAGKYFIVIQDIDLYSIANFAPLPDFRGILDGNNKRILNLRMDRSQIQYDNYASLFKNIRQGAVVKNLNFENVDIKGNRAAAALATDNYGTVKNCYVTGQVSSADKYGRTGGLVSMCLTGSVVKNSYSTARVSGNSYSGGLVASMYKATVEKSYATGTVSVMDHGAGGLVGLLSSGVIRQSYATGSVSAGKYYAGGLVALVNDPQSLIENCYANGTVSAFGIAGGLVGDLRDKVKNSYSSGTVLSKQSRVDRIGVLVGRASGTIINSYGKSQSGVSDTRGQKTDTELKNPSTFSSWDKNIWKIESGKYPQLKGF; encoded by the coding sequence GTCACAAAGTTTGCCGAAAACCAGGAAGGGGTCACCGAAATCAAACAAACCGTCCAAGAGATGAAAACTCAATTGGCCAGTATGGAAACCACGCTGCAAACTCTAGAAACACAGCTGACCAATACTCAAACCCAGGTTGGAACTGatcaaaaaaatacaaaagcagACATCCAAGCCAGATCCAAAAGGAGCTTAAACACCCAAATCCAGCAGCTTGAAACGAAAATTATCCAAGAAATAACCACGTTAAAATCTTGCGCTTGCCCTAATTCTGGGAAAACACAGCCAACCTTCCTTTCTGGGAAAACACAACCGACCGTCCTTTCTGGGAAAACACAACCGACCGTCCTTTCTGGGAAAACACAGCCAACTGTCCTTCCTCCTGGTCCGGGTACTGGTACAATGCAAGATCCTTATAAAATAGCCACAGTAAGCGACTTGGAGAAGTTCCGCACTGTATGGACAAGCAATGCTGGCAAATATTTCATCGTCATACAAGATATCGACCTATATAGTATTGCAAATTTTGCTCCTTTGCCCGACTTTAGAGGCATTTTGGATGGGAATAATAAAAGAATTTTGAATCTAAGGATGGATCGGTCCCAGATACAATACGACAACTATGCAAGTTTGTTTAAGAATATCCGCCAAGGTGCAGTGGTGAAAAACCTAAACTTTGAAAACGTAGACATCAAAGGCAACCGAGCCGCCGCCGCATTGGCAACAGATAATTATGGCACAGTAAAAAACTGCTATGTCACAGGCCAGGTTTCCAGCGCAGACAAGTATGGTCGCACAGGTGGTCTGGTTTCAATGTGCTTGACAGGATCGGTCGTCAAAAACAGCTACTCCACAGCCAGAGTTTCAGGAAATTCTTATTCTGGGGGTCTGGTTGCAAGTATGTATAAAGCCACCGTAGAAAAAAGCTATGCGACTGGGACGGTTTCAGTTATGGACCATGGAGCTGGAGGCTTGGTTGGACTTTTGTCTAGTGGAGTGATCAGACAAAGTTATGCCACAGGATCAGTCTCAGCAGGAAAGTATTATGCGGGTGGACTGGTAGCACTGGTCAATGATCCTCAATCCCTCATCGAAAACTGCTATGCGAATGGGACAGTTTCAGCTTTCGGGATTGCCGGTGGTTTGGTGGGCGATCTTAGAGATAAGGTCAAAAACAGCTACTCGTCAGGAACGGTTCTATCAAAACAATCCAGAGTCGATCGGATTGGTGTATTGGTAGGTAGGGCTAGCGGCACTATCATCAACAGCTATGGCAAGAGTCAATCGGGCGTCTCGGATACACGAGGACAAAAAACCGACACAGAGTTAAAAAATCCGTCTACTTTTTCAAGCTGGGACAAGAACATCTGGAAAATAGAATCTGGCAAATATCCTCAATTAAAAGGTTTTTAG
- the LOC138005851 gene encoding putative Gly-rich membrane protein Bcell_0380 isoform X2, with product MKTQLASMETTLQTLETQLTNTQTQVGTDQKNTKADIQARSKRSLNTQIQQLETKIIQEITTLKSCACPNSGKTQPTFLSGKTQPTVLSGKTQPTVLSGKTQPTVLPPGPGTGTMQDPYKIATVSDLEKFRTVWTSNAGKYFIVIQDIDLYSIANFAPLPDFRGILDGNNKRILNLRMDRSQIQYDNYASLFKNIRQGAVVKNLNFENVDIKGNRAAAALATDNYGTVKNCYVTGQVSSADKYGRTGGLVSMCLTGSVVKNSYSTARVSGNSYSGGLVASMYKATVEKSYATGTVSVMDHGAGGLVGLLSSGVIRQSYATGSVSAGKYYAGGLVALVNDPQSLIENCYANGTVSAFGIAGGLVGDLRDKVKNSYSSGTVLSKQSRVDRIGVLVGRASGTIINSYGKSQSGVSDTRGQKTDTELKNPSTFSSWDKNIWKIESGKYPQLKGF from the coding sequence ATGAAAACTCAATTGGCCAGTATGGAAACCACGCTGCAAACTCTAGAAACACAGCTGACCAATACTCAAACCCAGGTTGGAACTGatcaaaaaaatacaaaagcagACATCCAAGCCAGATCCAAAAGGAGCTTAAACACCCAAATCCAGCAGCTTGAAACGAAAATTATCCAAGAAATAACCACGTTAAAATCTTGCGCTTGCCCTAATTCTGGGAAAACACAGCCAACCTTCCTTTCTGGGAAAACACAACCGACCGTCCTTTCTGGGAAAACACAACCGACCGTCCTTTCTGGGAAAACACAGCCAACTGTCCTTCCTCCTGGTCCGGGTACTGGTACAATGCAAGATCCTTATAAAATAGCCACAGTAAGCGACTTGGAGAAGTTCCGCACTGTATGGACAAGCAATGCTGGCAAATATTTCATCGTCATACAAGATATCGACCTATATAGTATTGCAAATTTTGCTCCTTTGCCCGACTTTAGAGGCATTTTGGATGGGAATAATAAAAGAATTTTGAATCTAAGGATGGATCGGTCCCAGATACAATACGACAACTATGCAAGTTTGTTTAAGAATATCCGCCAAGGTGCAGTGGTGAAAAACCTAAACTTTGAAAACGTAGACATCAAAGGCAACCGAGCCGCCGCCGCATTGGCAACAGATAATTATGGCACAGTAAAAAACTGCTATGTCACAGGCCAGGTTTCCAGCGCAGACAAGTATGGTCGCACAGGTGGTCTGGTTTCAATGTGCTTGACAGGATCGGTCGTCAAAAACAGCTACTCCACAGCCAGAGTTTCAGGAAATTCTTATTCTGGGGGTCTGGTTGCAAGTATGTATAAAGCCACCGTAGAAAAAAGCTATGCGACTGGGACGGTTTCAGTTATGGACCATGGAGCTGGAGGCTTGGTTGGACTTTTGTCTAGTGGAGTGATCAGACAAAGTTATGCCACAGGATCAGTCTCAGCAGGAAAGTATTATGCGGGTGGACTGGTAGCACTGGTCAATGATCCTCAATCCCTCATCGAAAACTGCTATGCGAATGGGACAGTTTCAGCTTTCGGGATTGCCGGTGGTTTGGTGGGCGATCTTAGAGATAAGGTCAAAAACAGCTACTCGTCAGGAACGGTTCTATCAAAACAATCCAGAGTCGATCGGATTGGTGTATTGGTAGGTAGGGCTAGCGGCACTATCATCAACAGCTATGGCAAGAGTCAATCGGGCGTCTCGGATACACGAGGACAAAAAACCGACACAGAGTTAAAAAATCCGTCTACTTTTTCAAGCTGGGACAAGAACATCTGGAAAATAGAATCTGGCAAATATCCTCAATTAAAAGGTTTTTAG